In bacterium, the genomic window GTTTCCTCGTGAGTATCTCCCTGCAATTGCCGGATGGAACCGTCACGACGGAGCGTGTGCCTGCGCTCATCGGTCGGGCTCTGGAGGCCGACATCAAGGTTCCGGAGTGGCACAACTCTGTATCGCGGAACCATGCACGCATCTACGTCTCCGCGGGTCGCTACTACATTGAGGACCTCGGCAGCTCCAATGGCACGAAGGTTGACGGGATACGAATCACCGGCCCCACGCCATTGACCCCAAGCTGTCGTCTGAGTCTCGGGGAAGTGGAGGCCTTCCTGACACTAGCTGCCGTGCAGTCGCCTGCACCCGGCACGGCCGGCCTGGTCACGGTCGTCATGACCAATCCTCCGGTGCCCCCTTCGCCAGCACCGCACCCAGCGGAGGCACCCGCATACCAGCCGCCTGCACAGCAGTACTCCCCACCCGCGCAGAACCCGATCCCGCCGTCGCCTGCTCCAGCATTCTCGCCCAGGCATGTCGATACGGTGGGCGCTGTGAAGGCTGGGGCCTTTCGCCACCCCGGCGAGGTGCCGGCTCTGATTCTGGCGGTCAGCATAGTCCTGGGCGTGTTGTTCGTCGCCGTTCCCATCTTCGTCATTGGGGGGCTGATAAGTGGCGGAATCGGCTTCATTCTTGATATCATCCTTGGGATACCCCTCATACTACTGTGGACCGTGGGCCTTGTCCTCGTCCTCGCATGGGAGCGTCGGAAGTTGGAAACGAAATACCCTTGTGTGACTGCGTCCAACTACCCCGACGTCTATGCTGCTGCGCAGTCCTGCGCTCATGTCTTTGGCATGACTGCGCCTCACATCTACATCGCCACCGACCAAGGTACCAGGAACGCCTTCGCTACGGGGGTCATCCGGCCCATTGTGGTCATCCATCAAGGGCTCATTGGCGCACTGACCCCGCCACAGCTGGCCTTTGTGATCGGCCACGAGTTTGGTCATATCAAGGCTTCGCATCTTACACTGACGACCATTCTGCGCAGCCCCTTCTTGCACCAGTTCATTGGCTTACTCGTATGGTGGCCGTGCCTGATCACTCTTCACTTGGCGCTTCTGCTCTGGGATCGGGTAGGCGAACACACGGCAGATCGGGCCGGACTGCTGGCCTGCGGCAATCTCGGTGCTGCGGTGGGAGCCCTAACGGCCGTAGAATACGGGCCGGCGGAGGCAGCGAGGCTCAATCTGGCGGCGTTCGTCGCCGATGCCTCGCGGAATACATTCGAGGGCATCGAGGCTGTTACGTCCACCCACCCGAGCCTAAGACGCCGGGTAAACGATCTTGTGCGTTTCGTCCGGTCCGGGCGAGTCCGTACTTCGGGATAGAGCCGCCGTGCTCCGTGCTACAATGGACGGGAGGAATGCCGAGTGGCCAAGAAACGTGTGGACGTGAGCGTCACGGCTCCGGGGATGTTCGGGAGTGACTACTATGCGGTCGCGCGCGACGACAGGGGGAACCAGTTGGCTTACGCGTATGGTAAGGACAGGCGCGACGCAACGGCAAAGGTAGTCCAGAAAGTGCGGGCGTCGTGTCCGGATGCAGAGATTCTGTATTAGCGTTGGCAGGTATGGCCCGAGGTATCGGAGAGGGACGAGACGGCACCGTGCCAGGTCGAGTTCTCGCCAAGCCAGCGATGGGCGATCAATGGACGGCCGACACGATGGGCGCGTATGCTGTGTTGATCTCCAAGGGACGGACAAGCCGATGACAGGACAGACTATTGGCGATTTCCGGATCATCCGCGAGTTGGGAAGAGGCGGGATGGGCATCGTCTACGAGGCTGAGCAGGCCCTGCCACGCCGCCGTGTGGCGCTGAAGGTGCTCCCCCCCGAACTGGTTCACAATTCTGGCGTCGCCGCGCGGTTCCGCGAAGAAGCTAATCGCATGGCGCAGTTGGATGGGCACCCCAATGTCGCTACCGTGTACGCCGCAGGAGAGGAAAACGACACTGCCTACTTCGCCATGCAGTTGCTGACCGGGGGCGACCTGGAACAAAGGCTGCATCGCGAGGGCCGGCTGGACCAGAAGGAGACTGCAGAGATCGCGGCCAAGGTGGCCGATGCGCTTGACCATGCACATCGTCAGGGCGTCGTTCATCGCGACATCAAACCAGCCAACATCATGTTTGACTACAGAGGCGAGCCGGTTGTCACCGATTTCGGTATCGCCAAGGCAGCCGACGAGATCCGGATGACGCTGACCGGCATGTCGGTGTGTACCCCGCAGTACGCGTCACCTGAGCAGGTGAAGGGCAACCCGATTGACGGGCGTTCCGACCTCTACGCGCTCGGTGTAGTCCTTTACCAGATGGTGTGCGGGCGGCCGTTGTTTGACTGCGCCAACCCAATGTCGTGGGCGCTGAAGCACATCAGCGAAGTGCCACAACCTCCGAGCATGTGGCGTCCTGACCTCAACGGGCAGTTGCAGACCATCGTCATGAAATGCTTGCAGAAGGACCCCAGCGAGCGCTTCGCCAACGGCGCCGATCTGGCACAGGCCCTACGAGGGATCGACTGGTCGGTAGTTGCTCCGTCGCCGGCTCTCTCGCCCGTCCCCCCGCAGCCGGACCCGACGGTACTGGTGAGACCGCCCGAAGTCACAGTGGGCGCGCACCGGGCACCAAGGTGGCCCTACGCTATCGCCTTCATGGGGATAGTTGGCTTGATCCTGGGGGCCTATCTGGTCGGGCAGGCGGGTCGCGAGGCGCCTCCACCCCCCAAAGAAGGTGGAGCCGAAGCCGGCCAGCCTACGCCGAACCCTCTGCCCACTCCGAGCAATCCGGTCCGCGATGCCGGCCTCGCCATCGACGCCGCCTATGCGCAATTGGGCCGCCAGACGCTCTCGCATCAGGAGAGCAACCGGCCGTGGAAGGAGTATAGGGCTCGCCACGGCAACAGCAGCACGAGTTGGCACAACTTCCTCACGGCCAATGCGGATTCACTCATCCGGAACGATCAGCAGCTTGGCGAGCAATGGGCGGCTCTGGCCAATACGTTGCGGCAGATCCAGGTGCCAGCAGGAGCTCCAGAGAGCTTCGAGACAATGCGTCAGAAGATGCTGTCCGGCGCGGAGGCGGCCAGCGCGCGAACGCGCTATTCCGAGCAGCTCATGCGAGAGGAACTGAGTGGGGCTGACCCGAGTTGGGGCAAGACCACGCCCTACGGTCAGGCGCGGAGCCGAATGATCGAGTACATTGGGGATGGCGGAGCGGTCGGCGGGAGTGCCGGTCGGTACTACCAGTTGTACTTCAGTCCTGATCTTGAGAAGGTGCGATAGACGGAGTTGGGGTGTGCGCCTTGGGACGACGGACCAGAGCCAACCACCGCAGTGTTACGGCAGCGATTGTGGTTGCCGTAGTCGGCGTTGGCTGCGTGTTGGTGGGACTCAGGTTGCTGCGAACACCAACCGCCTCCTTGATGCCCCGGACTCCCATACTCCCGTCCGCACCGCGTCCCCCGACCCCACTGCAGACACCGGCAGAGACGCATGCCCCGGCTAAGGGTCCTGTTCTGCCAAGCACTCTGCACTGCCAGCGCAGCTATGCGGACCTCCGGCGAAACGCAACCGCGGAATCTGAGCGTGTCACCCAAGTCCTTTACGGCCAGACAGTGCGTGTGCAAGAGCGAGTTGGTGAGTGGCTGCGCGTCGAGGTGGTTGAGCAAGGAGACTACGCGGGCTGGGTTCGCGCAGAAAGTGTGGGGGCCCCATCACCTCAGTACTCCAGGGCCCCACACGGCTGCATCTACATCCCGAGGGCTACGGTAGGTGAGGCCCCAGACGGAGGGAGAGCGACGCGGGGATGGCCCAAGTGGCTTCCTGGCGGGAGCAGTGTTGGCGTTGGTAAGACACAGGGCCAGTGGACGGAGATCATCTCCGTCAGCGGGGCGGAAGGCTGGCTAGAGAGTAGCGCGGTCCACGTTGCGGATCAGGCTTCCGGCCCCGCGCTTGGCGCGGCCGATGTGCTGGCTGCGGCGGAAGCGTATGCCGGGACGCCCTATCTCTGGGGAGGGATGACCCGCGACGGCATGGACTGCTCGGGCCTCATCTGGACTGCATTCGCCCAGTGTGGCATAGTTGTTCCGCGAGACTCAAAGGACCAGGCAATGGCCGGGCAGGCAGTGGATCGCGCCGAACTGCAACCTGGTGATTGCGTCTTCTTCTCCGCCAACGGGGAGACCGCCACGCATGTCGGCATCTACCGGGGACATGGAATGTTCCTCCACTCCTGTCCCCCCAAAGGCGTGTCCACGGCAGCCTTAGCGCAACCACACTACTCAGAGCAGTATCTGCAGGCAGTCAGGCTTGCGGACGTCAGTCGCTGGTAGCAGGGAGGGGACGTGTCCATGCAAGGGCAGACGATCGGTGGTTTCCGGATTATCCGTGAGCTGGGTCGTGGGGGGATGGGGATCGTATACGAAGCCGAGCAGGCACTACCACGGCGGCATGTGGCCCTCAAAGTACTTCCTCCTGAGTTCGCTCACTCCCCGGGCGTGGCGGCGCGCTTCGAGCAGGAAGCTAACCGCATGGCCCAGCTCGACGGCCACCCCAACATCGCCACGGTCTATGCCGCCGGGGAGGATAACGGGACCGCCTACTTTGCCATGCAACTCCTCACCGGCGGGGACCTGGAGCAGCGCCTGGCGCGTCAGGGGCGGTTTGACCAGCGTGAGGCAGCCCAGATCATCGCCAAGGTTGCTGAGGCCCTCGATCACGCGCACCGTCAGGGCATCGTGCATCGCGATGTCAAGCCCCCCAACATCATGTTCAACGCCCAGAGCGAGCCGGTGGTCACGGACTTCGGTATCGCCCAGGCTGCCGATCAGGTGCGCATGACGATGACCGGCATGTCGGTGTGCACCCCGGAGTACGCGTCGCCCGAGCAGGTCAGAGGCAACCCGGTAGATGGGCGGTCGGACCTGTATTCGCTGGGCGTAGTGTTATACCGGATGGTGACCGGCCGACCGCTCTTCGACGGCGGCAACGCCATAACGGTGGCGACAAAGCACATCAGCGAAGCGCCCCAGTCGCCCGTCTTGTGGTTTCCGGGGCTCAACGGTCAGTTGCAGCACATCATTGCGAAGTGCCTCATGAAGGAACCCAGCGCGCGGTTTGGCACCGGTGCCGACCTGGCTCAGGCACTCAGGGGAATTGATTGGGCCGGCCCTGCAGGCACCACCTCTGATTGGGCACTCGACTGGGGCATGCCCACTGCACCGCCGCCGCACGGGTCGGTGCCTGGACCCACGGTAGATGTACCGAAGATGGCCCCCCCGGCACAGCCAAGGAAGGGCCCAGCGTGGCCCTACGTGGTGGGTAGTATTGGCCTCGCGGGCCTGATCGTTGGCATTGTCCTGATGGGTGGCGGACCTCCTGGTTGCCAGAAGACCATCTCCGGAGCAACAGTCCCCAGCGTGCTCGGCATGTCATTCGAGAGTGCTAAAGCCACGCTCTGGAACAGAGGTCATCTGGACATACAGCTTGGGGAAGACCGGCATGACGAAACCTACCCGGCTGGGGCAGTCTGTAGCCAGCACCCGCCGGCCGGGACCAAGGTGGAGCGCGGAGATGCCATTCGTGTTGTCGTCAGCAAGGGTCCACCCCCCATTACCGTGCCAGGCATCATTGGCATGTCCGCCGGGAGAGCCACCGAGACGCTGGCTCAGATGGGGCTGCAGATGCAGGTGACTGGCAACTCGAGTGACGCCCCCTACCCGACCGGGACAGTGTGCAGCCAGTCCCCAACGACTGGCACGCAGGTCGAGCGCGGTGATGTCATCCGCGTCGTCATGAGCAAGCGAGAAGTTGATGACAGCGCTCTACGCGCCGCCATCGCCAACTGGCTGGATGCATGGCAGAGGCGCGACATTGACGCCTATATGGCCTGCTATGCGAGTGACTGCTCAATAAAGCGAACGGGGAAGCCTTCCCAGGGCTGGGGCACACTTCGTGCCAAGATGGCGAGCAAGTTCGCGGAGAACAGCTTCATCGCCATTTCGTCCAGGGAACCGAGCATCGAGATGGGTGACAACACTGCCGAGGTCAGTGCTTGGCAGGAGTACAATAGCTCCACTTGGCACGATTCCGGCACCAAGTACCTCACGTTCGTCTTGCGCGATGGTCGCTGGCTGATCCTGCGCGAGAACTTTGCCATGTCCTCCGGAGGAAAGGGACCAAGATGAAACAGCCGCTTCGCTGCGTATTGCCAGGTCTGGGCCTCCTCGTCTGCCTTGGTGCCTCCGCCGAGAACATGACCAAGGAACTCATCATGGCCGGGACGCCGT contains:
- a CDS encoding M48 family metalloprotease — protein: MSISLQLPDGTVTTERVPALIGRALEADIKVPEWHNSVSRNHARIYVSAGRYYIEDLGSSNGTKVDGIRITGPTPLTPSCRLSLGEVEAFLTLAAVQSPAPGTAGLVTVVMTNPPVPPSPAPHPAEAPAYQPPAQQYSPPAQNPIPPSPAPAFSPRHVDTVGAVKAGAFRHPGEVPALILAVSIVLGVLFVAVPIFVIGGLISGGIGFILDIILGIPLILLWTVGLVLVLAWERRKLETKYPCVTASNYPDVYAAAQSCAHVFGMTAPHIYIATDQGTRNAFATGVIRPIVVIHQGLIGALTPPQLAFVIGHEFGHIKASHLTLTTILRSPFLHQFIGLLVWWPCLITLHLALLLWDRVGEHTADRAGLLACGNLGAAVGALTAVEYGPAEAARLNLAAFVADASRNTFEGIEAVTSTHPSLRRRVNDLVRFVRSGRVRTSG
- a CDS encoding C40 family peptidase; translation: MPRTPILPSAPRPPTPLQTPAETHAPAKGPVLPSTLHCQRSYADLRRNATAESERVTQVLYGQTVRVQERVGEWLRVEVVEQGDYAGWVRAESVGAPSPQYSRAPHGCIYIPRATVGEAPDGGRATRGWPKWLPGGSSVGVGKTQGQWTEIISVSGAEGWLESSAVHVADQASGPALGAADVLAAAEAYAGTPYLWGGMTRDGMDCSGLIWTAFAQCGIVVPRDSKDQAMAGQAVDRAELQPGDCVFFSANGETATHVGIYRGHGMFLHSCPPKGVSTAALAQPHYSEQYLQAVRLADVSRW
- a CDS encoding protein kinase; the encoded protein is MTGQTIGDFRIIRELGRGGMGIVYEAEQALPRRRVALKVLPPELVHNSGVAARFREEANRMAQLDGHPNVATVYAAGEENDTAYFAMQLLTGGDLEQRLHREGRLDQKETAEIAAKVADALDHAHRQGVVHRDIKPANIMFDYRGEPVVTDFGIAKAADEIRMTLTGMSVCTPQYASPEQVKGNPIDGRSDLYALGVVLYQMVCGRPLFDCANPMSWALKHISEVPQPPSMWRPDLNGQLQTIVMKCLQKDPSERFANGADLAQALRGIDWSVVAPSPALSPVPPQPDPTVLVRPPEVTVGAHRAPRWPYAIAFMGIVGLILGAYLVGQAGREAPPPPKEGGAEAGQPTPNPLPTPSNPVRDAGLAIDAAYAQLGRQTLSHQESNRPWKEYRARHGNSSTSWHNFLTANADSLIRNDQQLGEQWAALANTLRQIQVPAGAPESFETMRQKMLSGAEAASARTRYSEQLMREELSGADPSWGKTTPYGQARSRMIEYIGDGGAVGGSAGRYYQLYFSPDLEKVR
- a CDS encoding protein kinase, with protein sequence MQGQTIGGFRIIRELGRGGMGIVYEAEQALPRRHVALKVLPPEFAHSPGVAARFEQEANRMAQLDGHPNIATVYAAGEDNGTAYFAMQLLTGGDLEQRLARQGRFDQREAAQIIAKVAEALDHAHRQGIVHRDVKPPNIMFNAQSEPVVTDFGIAQAADQVRMTMTGMSVCTPEYASPEQVRGNPVDGRSDLYSLGVVLYRMVTGRPLFDGGNAITVATKHISEAPQSPVLWFPGLNGQLQHIIAKCLMKEPSARFGTGADLAQALRGIDWAGPAGTTSDWALDWGMPTAPPPHGSVPGPTVDVPKMAPPAQPRKGPAWPYVVGSIGLAGLIVGIVLMGGGPPGCQKTISGATVPSVLGMSFESAKATLWNRGHLDIQLGEDRHDETYPAGAVCSQHPPAGTKVERGDAIRVVVSKGPPPITVPGIIGMSAGRATETLAQMGLQMQVTGNSSDAPYPTGTVCSQSPTTGTQVERGDVIRVVMSKREVDDSALRAAIANWLDAWQRRDIDAYMACYASDCSIKRTGKPSQGWGTLRAKMASKFAENSFIAISSREPSIEMGDNTAEVSAWQEYNSSTWHDSGTKYLTFVLRDGRWLILRENFAMSSGGKGPR